Genomic DNA from Candidatus Aenigmatarchaeota archaeon:
TGGAAGAAAATTACTTGAATATTTGAAAGAAAGGTATTTTGAGGTGAAAAGAAATCGAAAATAATTTATAAACTTTAAAAACATTCACTTTAAAATAAATGTGAGAATTCCATGGAAAAAACAAAACAACCAAAACAGGAATTAAAGGGGATAGTTAGAATACTTGGCTCAGACATGAAAGGAGAGAGGAATCTCTACGTGTCTCTTCAAACCATAAAAGGTGTAGGGCCAAGTATGGCAAATGCTGTCTGTAAGATAATTAAAAGTGACAGAAATAGAAAGGTTGGATCTTTAACAGATGAGGAGATAAAAAAAATTGAAAGTATACTATCAGATCCTCTTAAATATGGGATACCATCATGGATGTTTAATAGAAGAAGAGATCCTTTAACAGGTGAAAACAAACATCTAACAGGTCCAGATGTCAAATTCACTGAAAAACAGGATATAAAGGAGATGATAAGGATAAAGTCATACAAGGGTGTTAGACATATGTTAGGCCTTCCTGTTAGAGGTCAGAGGACGAGAAGCTCATTCAGAAAGGGTGCGACTGTTGGTGTAGTTAGAAAGAAGACTCAACCCGCTACTGCAAAGAAGAAGTGATTTAATGAGGAAGATAAGAAAAAAATTCAAAAAACCCTTCAGGCCTTGGGATAAGGTAAGGATAGAAGAGGAGAAAAAAATAATGAAAAAATATGGTTTAAGAAGAAAAAGGGAAATCTGGAAGGCTGGTGCAATTCTAAGAAAATTCAGAAGAAGGGCAAGAGATATAACTGCAAAGAATGACAGGGAAGGAGAAAGAATACTTATTGAAAAACTTTATAATTTGGGTATATTAGAATCAAAGGATGTAAAGCTTGATGATGTACTTGATCTAAAAATAGATCATATTCTATCCAGAAGGCTTCAGACAATAGTTTTTGAAAAAAAATTGGCTAATACAATTCTTCACGCAAGGCAGCTTATAGTCCATGGCCATATAGCTGTGGATGGAAGAAGAAATGTCTTCCCAAGTTACCTTGTACCGAGAGACAAGGAAAATAAGATAGGATACTATGGTGGGTTTGAACCAAAAATAAATCAAATCAAAGAGGAGATACAAGAAAAAGGTGAGTAGTTGGAAAAGGGAAAGAAAATAGATAAAAAGTATGAGCTGAAAACCCATAAGGAAGGTTTGTGGGGGGTTGCACACATCTTTTCAACTGTGAATAACACAATAGTTCACATAACCGATATAACTTGCTCTGAAACAATAGCCAAATATTCTGGAGGTATGATGACCACAAAAGATAGGGAGAAGGGTGAACCATACCCAGCAATGAAGGCTGCACAAAAAGCCGCCGAGGAAGCTATTGAAAAGGGTATAATAGGTGTCCATATAAGGGTTAGAGGAAAAGGTGGGCATCATAAGAAAGCACCTGGAAAAGGGGCTCAACCAGCTATTAGAGCTCTAGCAAGGGCTGGTTTGAAAATAGGGTTGATAGAAGATACAACTCCAATACCAACTGACAGCACCAAAAAGAAGGGTGGAAAGAGAGGTAGACGTGTTTAAAATTATTGGATGTATAATTTAATTAAGGTGATTAATTGAAAGTTGATATTTTAAGAAAAAGCGATGAGATAATAGAATTTGAAATTGAGGGTTTGACATCAGGGCTTGCTGCCGAATTGAGAAGGATAATGTTATCGGAAATACCAACAATGGCAATAGAATGGGTTGACTTTCACAAGAATGACTCGGTTTTATGGGATGAAATAATAGCAAATAGACTAGGGCTTATACCACTCGTT
This window encodes:
- a CDS encoding 30S ribosomal protein S13 is translated as MEKTKQPKQELKGIVRILGSDMKGERNLYVSLQTIKGVGPSMANAVCKIIKSDRNRKVGSLTDEEIKKIESILSDPLKYGIPSWMFNRRRDPLTGENKHLTGPDVKFTEKQDIKEMIRIKSYKGVRHMLGLPVRGQRTRSSFRKGATVGVVRKKTQPATAKKK
- a CDS encoding 30S ribosomal protein S4; translated protein: MRKIRKKFKKPFRPWDKVRIEEEKKIMKKYGLRRKREIWKAGAILRKFRRRARDITAKNDREGERILIEKLYNLGILESKDVKLDDVLDLKIDHILSRRLQTIVFEKKLANTILHARQLIVHGHIAVDGRRNVFPSYLVPRDKENKIGYYGGFEPKINQIKEEIQEKGE
- a CDS encoding 30S ribosomal protein S11, which encodes MDKKYELKTHKEGLWGVAHIFSTVNNTIVHITDITCSETIAKYSGGMMTTKDREKGEPYPAMKAAQKAAEEAIEKGIIGVHIRVRGKGGHHKKAPGKGAQPAIRALARAGLKIGLIEDTTPIPTDSTKKKGGKRGRRV